Genomic segment of Mastomys coucha isolate ucsf_1 unplaced genomic scaffold, UCSF_Mcou_1 pScaffold5, whole genome shotgun sequence:
CACACAGACATGAGGACAGTGGTGTCCTTGGTATGGCAACAACTAGGGAGTGCATGCTTGAGTGTCCTCTACAGGAGGCAGGAGTGACTTCCCATATGGTAGAGGGAGCCTAGGGTGTGTAGAGGGTGCAGCTGCTGGCACTGCCTTCATTGCTCCCTCCCTTCATGTCCAGGTGGGATGGCAGGTGCCCCAGGAACTGTCAGAGCTCATTGTGAAGAGGTCGGCACTGAGGCGTGAGCTTTTCTTCCAGGACCCCATCAGGGGCACACACCCAGGGGTCATGTGTCTCCCACTGCCACTTGACAAGTTGAGCTTTCAGCATCTCCAGCACTTGAGCCAAGTCTGGGTCAGCAGCCAGGTTCTGTGTCTCTTGAGGGTCCCGGCTGACATCGTAGAGTTCCCAGCGTTCCCGGTAGTAGTAATGGTGGAGATCCTTGTACCAGCCTGTGGGCTGGCTTGCCATGGTGCGGTTCAGGAGGTCCTGGAAGGTCGGCGAAACATAGAAATCTTGGTCGATGGGAAACGGCATCTTGAAGCTGAGGTTGTGAATGAGGCGGAAGTTCTGGTGGTACACGGAGCGCATGGGGTAGGACATGGTGACCTCATGGTGGCTCTGGCTGCTGAAGACAGTGGCCCAAAAGGGCTCTGCCTCCAGCACCGGCAGGAGGGATCGGCCTGTGAGCTGGACCGTCTTTGAGCCAAAGATGGCGTAGCTGGGGTACGGAATGGAGAACCAGTCCAGGATGGTGGGGGTGAGGTCTGGAAAGGAAGAGCCTCTTAGCGGGGGTTCCTAGGGGGGCATGGAGCCCTTTGTAAGGGCTGCATCTGAGTCTCTTTGGAAATCCCATGGGCACCGGTAGGACCAGATCACCTCTGGCCTGTGAGGTTGATTACAGTGTAACCAGAGGCCCTGGCTTGCTGATATCCAAGAGCCTTCTAAAGTCCTATGGACCAGAGGAACCCTAGGTAGGGAGGGTTCGTCCAGTCCCTCTGGGTTGATTACAAGGTTCCCTCACTCATGGGTTAGGGCCACATGGAGAAGTGGGTCCTGAGCTGGAGGGAGCCTATCTTGTAACCACTGAGAAGAACACAGGGGCTCTTTCCAAGCAGGTGGGCTGGGCACAGAAAGCTTCTGCGTGGGCTGTGTGGGGTTCCCTCAGCCCCTCTGTTTCTCacacctgcatgcatgtttgcTCATTGGTAGTATGGGGCTAGATAACCAGGCTCTCAGAGCTGAGTCATGAGAGGCTCTGGATCctaagaaaaagggaaatggtTCTCAAGTGGGTAACCCACAGCCCATTGGTACCGCCTGGGACCTCAGCAGATACTCTGGGGGTAGTGATGTGACAGGAACAGACCTCCCAGGTGACCCTGATTCTCACCATATAATACAGGAAGCCATCTTGTCCCTACCTAGGTGAAGGAGCAATCCCTAGGTTGGGGAGCACTCCAGCACCTAATCCATGGTAGTTCCACTGGACTTCATTTCTCCTTCtcatgagacagacagactgacagacagacagaccaactgACCTAAAAGGCTCACGTAGGCATCGCTGACCTGGCCCCAGCGTTGTGGGTGCTCTGGGGATGACACCAACAAAGGCTCCGCTGTACCAGGCCAGTACAGGTTGGTCCTGCCACTGGGGAAGGGGATGCCATTGTCAGATGTGAAGATGATGAGGGTGTCATTCAGCATGCTGGCACCTTGCAGCTCCTGGAGCACCAGTCCTACCCctgaggatggggaagagggagaaggctCAGAGGCACATGTGTCCACTCACCCCTGGGCTCTATTCCTTTCTGGCCCTCAAACACCTCTTCAGTCTTTCCTGAAAGCCCAGCCTCTAGCCCAAACCACAAAGTTCCTGTACTTCAGCAGGTCACACGGCTTCCAGGGACCTCAGTCTCAGTAAATGAGCTAAAAAAGAGACAGGATGATTTCCAAAAACAAACTCAggcccccacatgcacacacatgtgtacacccaTAAACATgtgaaaacatacaaacacatgtgtgcacccatacacatatgaaaacatgcacatacacatttggaCACCCATATATGTGcaaaaacatgcacacatttgTATACCCATACAAGTGTGAAAGTATtgcacacatacttatacacccATACACGTGTGAAAATACACTTGTACACCCATACATGTGTgaaaacatgcaaacacacacacatacatacaaggaaaacaaagaaaaaatataactaataaaaataaaagctagagctggagagatggctcaggagcactggctgcccttccagtggactcagatttgattcctagcacacacatggtggctcataaccgtCTATATCATTCCAGGTGATCTGCTCTCCTTTCTGACCTATGTGGGCACTGTGTGCATCTGATGTACTTCATACATGTAGGCAatacacccacacaaataaattaaatatgaaaaaggaggaggaggaaaaggagaagaaatagcgtttgagagacagaggcaggcagatctctgtgagtttgagatcagcctggtctacagagtgagttccaggatagccagggctatacagagaaaccctgtctcaaaacaaaacaaaacaaacaaaatgataataataaaataaattttaaaataaaaaaagaaaagaccaaaacTCCACAACTACAGACAAAAGGGTCTAGACACAGCTAAGCCGCAACACGAGGGGATACTGAGGCCCCAGCCCCAGACGCTAAGCCGCACCCCTTCAACACTAACCCTGGCTAACACTATGCTGCTTCCAAGACTCCACCTGTGTGAAGCCCTGCTTGGCTGAAGGTCCCTGGCCTGTGATGAGAGAGACAGCCTTGGTCACTGGGACTCACCCTGGTCCATCCTCCCGATAGTGGTGTACTGAGCAGCTAGGTCAGCTCGGGCTGCTGGTGTGTCTGGGACAAAGTAGGGCACCTGAGAATGAAGGCAAGGCAAGACATCTCAGagtgggatggggagtggggagcaTGGATGACTGCGTGGGCCATTTCTGACTGAGTAGGAGGCAGCTGCAAGCgagtatgcatacatgcatgtgtgcgcgcatgcatgtgcacacacacacacacatacacacgtgcgggcacacatacacacatgcacacacatgcacatgcgcacacatacgcgtgcacacacacatgctcatgcatgcgtgcgcgcgcacacacgtgcgcggtgcacatacacacatacacgcatgcacactcaCGTGTGCAcgtacaaacatgcacacacacacacacacacctgtgaacaGATTGGTCTAAACAGCTTTACTCTGTGCACATTCATTTCCAGGGTCCAGGGCTCTCTGCAGCCCCCACACGAACCTGTCAAGCCTCCTTATGCACATTATACTACATCCTGAAGGCAAAGGCTGCAAGCTCTTAGGAGGCCAGCGCCTGGGGTTTAGAGGAGGCTGGGTTGCACGCCTTGGGAACACTGCAAGGGTCCCCCTACCATCACATCCTGAGGGTCGTAAATCTGGGGTGTCCAGTCTGGAATGCGCCCCATTCCACTCTCCCCGTTGCCGAACTTCTCACAGAAGGTTCCGTACTGGGGCTGGGAGTGCCCACAGCGGTGGGGGTCATGGAAAGCCACGTAGAGGAAGAAGGGCCTGAATGTGGGGGGGAGGACAATCAGAGTGGGGGTCAAAGCCAGGCCACTGTCTTGACTCTGAGAGCCTCAACTCTTAGGTAGGCACACTTTGGCATAGCTTACGCCTCACTCTGTCTCCCTCACTGCCTcagttttcccctccctccctcttctgggtATGTAGAACGTTTTTCTCTGCCCCTGCCATGGCCAACTGTGGACCCTGGGATGACAGCCTATGTCTACTGCTGAGAGGCCTGGCTACCCCAGAGGGCTAACAGGACAGAGTCCTCCTCACCTGTCATCCTGAGTCTGCAGAAATTTCCGGACCAGTTGCTTAATTCTAGTGATGTTCCGCCCCACCTGCATCACAGAGCTGTTCTCCTCTGTGAATGCAAAGTCAAAGGGATACACCGTCTCCGGACCCACGTGCTTCTTCCCAATGATGCCTGAGGGTGGACAAGAGGTCGGTCTGTCCGTCCGGAGTCCACTCTGTCCCCTTATCCTGCCCAAGTGTGGCTGCTGCGCATGGGCAGTTTGGAGACGTTGTCCTGGTTCTTGGGACGGTGCTCAGAGAGAATCACAATAGCTGAGGGAGACTCAGAACCCTGGATCTCCCTCTCTAAGTGGCTAGGAAGGATCACAAAGTGGCTTTGCACCTACATCCTGTCCTCAGGCCCATAACCTCTCCTGTGTGCACACTGGCCTGGCTGAGCAACAGGTCACAAAGGTAGAGGGTGACTCAGACCGCCAGCTTTGGCTGGGAGGGGTCAGAAAGGGACCATGCACCTGTGCCATACCCTGCCCACACCTCACCTGTACGCACTCCGGCCTGGCTGAGCAGCAACGGTAAGCTCTGTACCTTGTCGAAAGAGTTGAAGTGATGCACATCCTGGTGAAGCCCATACATGCCATTCTGATGCTGTAGGTGAAGATGCCCATGCTGTGAGGCCGGGTTCTGACACCCCACAGCTCGTCCCAGGACCCCTGTGGATGCTGGCCTAGGGGAACTCCACCCTGGTCTCCCTCTCATGGCAGAGGACACCAGCCAGAGGAGGAAAGGAACCAGGGAGGATGTGCCCCAGCTGCACAGTGagcttgaggcaagcctggtcctAGGCCCTGTCCCCAAAAAGGGGCGACCTGAGTCCCATCCCTGAGACCCACGTGGTGTGACTAGAGGACCAGTTCCCACAAGctgtctctgacctccagagACTCGCTGTGATGCGTATGGTGTGTTCCACCTTACCTGCTCACACaatacaagttttaaaatgtaatttaaaactttaaaatataaaacattgatACAGTGTCTTtgtatgtaaccctggctgtcctggaactcactctgtagactaggctggctgtaaactcagaaatctgcctgcctctgcctcccaaatgctgagattaaaggtgtttataACAGATCTTGAAAAGGATTTAGTAAATTCTGACATGGACCACCCAGACACCTCAGTGTCATAGCCTGTCACAAAAGCTAAacagtggggctggtgagatggctccacgggtaagagcactgactcctcttctgaaggtcctgagttcaaatccctacaaccacatagtggcttacaactacctctaatgagatctgatgatcTTTTCTGGCGCGTCTGAAGTCAGTGACAgggtacttacttataataataagtaaataaatctttaaaaaaaagctgaACATCAGTGATTCCACCTTCAAGAGAGTCTTAAAGTCATGAGATTCAGAAACAATAAAGTGAGGGTCTGGCAGAAattagggtggggtgggggttcatGAAGACAGGTTTCAGTTAAAGCAAGCTCTAGAGGCAGATGGAGGCATGGCTGCAGTCACGTGAGTGCATTTCACACCACTGACTATGCTCTGGAAAACTGTTATGATGGCAAATTCTATGTTTTGTGTACTTTACtataacaacagaaaaaggaAGTGCCTGACCCCATGGAGGTTCCAAGCTCAGGGATAGACAGGTGTGCAGGCTCAGCGGAGGTTCCGAGCTCAGGGATGGACAGGAGGTGTGCAGGCTCTGTGCTGAGCACTTTCCCCACAAAGCCATGCTTGATGAACACCTACAATGACCTTCAAGTGACACCTCACTGTGCCCACGTCTCAGATGAAGACACTAAGGCACTGAGAGGTATGTATCGGTCATGACTGGAGAGGAGCAGAACCAGCTGAGCTGAGGAGTGTGGAGGCAGAGCCCTGGCCGCACCTTTGGGCAGTACTGCCCCTAAGGATGCAAGGGAAACCAGGCAGTACCTCCCATGAGAGTGGGTTTCCCTGCGGCAGAGGCCTGGGCCCTAGAGTcaccacctacccactccccccaaccccatgccACTAGCCACTCTCACCTGGGGCAGGCCAGTGAGGAGGCTGGCACGGCTAGGGGAACAGCTGCTGACGGACGTGAAGGCGTTACGGAAGATAAGGCTGTGGCGAGCCAGGGCATCCAGGTGAGGGGTGGCGATGGCAGTGTTGTTGTATACACCGCTCTCAAAGCCTCCGTCATCCGCTGAGGAAGACAGAGCAGAGGGCGTGTTGGCTGGGGTCAGGAGGGACAGTGTGGGGAGACCCAGGGTACTGCTGCAAACACTGGTCCCTGTGATGCTCAGGAGTTGGACGAGACACTCCCAGAACTCAGGACACCTGAGGGAGTGTGATGTGCCCGTATACCACACCTCTGCTTCTCTCAGACAGCCATGCAGATTGTCTGTTTCTGACCCTGAACCATACAGGAGGTACCAGAAGTGCGAGAGATGACATGCAGCACCCACAGCTCTGCAGGGGTTCCCCAGAACTAGCTGGTGGGAACCCAGGAGCAACACATCACCCACCTGCCTCAGAGGCAATGCAGTCCCTGTACAAAGGTGGATGCCCAGCCTCCAGTCCAACCACCATTCTCTGCCCTGGTGGACCACTCGGGCAAGGACCAACGGCAGCTGAGCAGGCAGGAGAACTGGCGGAAGGACAgacaggaggacagggaggaaggcagacaggaggacaGGCAGGATGACAGACAGGAGGACAtggaggaaggcagacaggaggacaggcaggaggacagacaggagaacatggaggaggacagggaggaggacagggaggaggacagACAGGACAGACGGGGACAGATGGGAGGACAGATGGGAGGACAgacaggaggacagggaggacaggcaggaggacagacaggaggacaggcaggaggacagacaggagaacatggaggaggacagggaggaggacagggaggacagacaggacaggcaggaggacagggaggacagaaaggaggaCAGGGAAGACAGCAgacaggaggacagggaggaggacaggcaggaggacagacaggaggacagggaggaggacaggcaggaggacagacaggaggacagacaggaggacagaaaggaggacagggaggaggacaggcaggaggacagacaggaggacagacaggaggacaggcaggaagacagacaggacagacaggaggacagggaggacagaaaggaagataGGCGGGACAGATGGGAGAACAGGCAGGAGTGGATGTGTTAGGTGTGCCTTCTGCTTCAGGCCAGGAAGCAATGCTGCTTCTGCTCTGACCTTGATCCAGATTGAACTGAGGTCCTAAAATTCCTGCTGTCATTATCAGAACCCACAGTCTTCAACAGTTAAGTGAGGGTGGGGTCCAATCGGACAGGACCGTGGCATTTCTCTGTCATGTTTGGAAATGAGACAGGTGCCATCAGCAAGCCAGGAAGGCCTCCCCAGAAGCAGACGGAGGAGCTGGCTCTCTGAACCCAGTCTCTCCATATAACGGAACTGTTAGACatacatttgtttctttaaaacctGTAGAGtggcgtgcatgtgtgtgtgagtgtgaatctttattttctgctttgtcggtattttgcctggatgtatATACACAACAGTTATAGAtcgctgtgagcctccatgtgggctctgggtattgaacctgtgtcctctggaagggcagccagtcctccaaaccactgagccacctctccagccccaagcctgTCAGGTTTTTGTTGTGATGGCTGTCCAAGCTGAGACAGGACCGAAGTTCCAGAGCCACAGGCACTGGGCTCCAGGGGATTCCAGCATCAATCCTAATCTGGTGGATGTGCACCCTGGGCAGATCTTCTCTACTGTCCTCAGGGAGACGCTGTTAAGGCAgctgtttacattacaattaacCAACTGGCCTGCCCAGACACCACAAAGTTTATCACAAAGAGTGGGCCTGGCCGAGGGCCAGACCTCAGAAGGCCTGAGCTGTCACAAGCCGGGCACTGATCACCCAAACAGGAAGTCTCATGAATGCAAGAGGAACTTGGTGGTTTCTAAGGGGGCCTGGGGGAGTTTGCGTGGGCAATGGAGTACTGTACTTTTGGGCCAGGAGGTAAAAGAACTGACCAGGACATCCAGCAAAAACTCGGGAACTCAGGCGCTATTCTCTTTTCTGGAACCTTCACAGAGGTGTGCAAAGCCGCACAGCATGCGCAGCCTGGGCCTACGGGGTCTCCCTGGAAGCTCTGACTACAGATGTGGGTGGGGGTGCTGAGCCAgacttggggaggcagaagcggGAGGGCCAGACGCATTTAGAGTCACTAGAAAGAGACCTGCAACAGGAGGCTCCTCAAGGAACTGGAGCGCAGGGATCAGCACGGGCCAGTGGCGGGAACGAGCCGAGGGCCGCTCCTGGGGGCGGCAGCAGGTGGCCGTGCCAGGGACGGCGGCACTCACCAACGATCAGCAGCACGTTGCGCGAGTGCGTGCCGCAGAGTCCCAGGACCAACAGCACTAGGCAGCAGGCCGGTCCCCAGCGGTGCATGGCGGCGCCGGTCAGGGTGAGCGGTTCCGGCTCGGCCCCTCCCCACGGTCACGTGCACAGCAGGCCCCGCCCACGACCTGCCCACTCCGTCTCTGAGATTCCTGCGGACTCAGCTAAGGCCGCTTCGGCCACTTCGGAAGACCCCGAACCTCAGCGTCCGGTGGGTGAGTCTGGGTCCGGGTAATGGAAGGAGGGAGTGCGTGGCGGCGTGGGCTGGGATCACCAGGAGCTGTGGGCGCGGGGCCAGCGCTGGGTCCCCGGGTGAGCCCTACCCCGGGACCCTCCCTACCCGCGACCCACTGGAGTCCCCGCCGCCCTCAACCTTACTCCAGGTTCTCAGACTTGATTGTGTTCCCTACTGGAACCTCGGCCCTCGCGCCcctacccctccccccccatcccCGATCCCGGGATTCCGGGATCCCGTACTAGCAGCGGCGTGGGAGTGTGGGTGAGGAGGAGTGGATTTTGTCCAAAGTGTCACTTCAAGGGCTAGGGTGTGTGGACCAGTCAACTacgggctggtgtgtgtgtgtgtgtgtgtgtgtgtgcgagtgtgtgtg
This window contains:
- the Sgsh gene encoding N-sulphoglucosamine sulphohydrolase isoform X2 produces the protein MHRWGPACCLVLLVLGLCGTHSRNVLLIVADDGGFESGVYNNTAIATPHLDALARHSLIFRNAFTSVSSCSPSRASLLTGLPQHQNGMYGLHQDVHHFNSFDKVQSLPLLLSQAGVRTEENSSVMQVGRNITRIKQLVRKFLQTQDDRPFFLYVAFHDPHRCGHSQPQYGTFCEKFGNGESGMGRIPDWTPQIYDPQDVMVPYFVPDTPAARADLAAQYTTIGRMDQGVGLVLQELQGASMLNDTLIIFTSDNGIPFPSGRTNLYWPGTAEPLLVSSPEHPQRWGQVSDAYVSLLDLTPTILDWFSIPYPSYAIFGSKTVQLTGRSLLPVLEAEPFWATVFSSQSHHEVTMSYPMRSVYHQNFRLIHNLSFKMPFPIDQDFYVSPTFQDLLNRTMASQPTGWYKDLHHYYYRERWELYDVSRDPQETQNLAADPDLAQVLEMLKAQLVKWQWETHDPWVCAPDGVLEEKLTPQCRPLHNEL
- the Sgsh gene encoding N-sulphoglucosamine sulphohydrolase isoform X1 — translated: MHRWGPACCLVLLVLGLCGTHSRNVLLIVADDGGFESGVYNNTAIATPHLDALARHSLIFRNAFTSVSSCSPSRASLLTGLPQHQNGMYGLHQDVHHFNSFDKVQSLPLLLSQAGVRTGIIGKKHVGPETVYPFDFAFTEENSSVMQVGRNITRIKQLVRKFLQTQDDRPFFLYVAFHDPHRCGHSQPQYGTFCEKFGNGESGMGRIPDWTPQIYDPQDVMVPYFVPDTPAARADLAAQYTTIGRMDQGVGLVLQELQGASMLNDTLIIFTSDNGIPFPSGRTNLYWPGTAEPLLVSSPEHPQRWGQVSDAYVSLLDLTPTILDWFSIPYPSYAIFGSKTVQLTGRSLLPVLEAEPFWATVFSSQSHHEVTMSYPMRSVYHQNFRLIHNLSFKMPFPIDQDFYVSPTFQDLLNRTMASQPTGWYKDLHHYYYRERWELYDVSRDPQETQNLAADPDLAQVLEMLKAQLVKWQWETHDPWVCAPDGVLEEKLTPQCRPLHNEL
- the Sgsh gene encoding N-sulphoglucosamine sulphohydrolase isoform X3 codes for the protein MYGLHQDVHHFNSFDKVQSLPLLLSQAGVRTGIIGKKHVGPETVYPFDFAFTEENSSVMQVGRNITRIKQLVRKFLQTQDDRPFFLYVAFHDPHRCGHSQPQYGTFCEKFGNGESGMGRIPDWTPQIYDPQDVMVPYFVPDTPAARADLAAQYTTIGRMDQGVGLVLQELQGASMLNDTLIIFTSDNGIPFPSGRTNLYWPGTAEPLLVSSPEHPQRWGQVSDAYVSLLDLTPTILDWFSIPYPSYAIFGSKTVQLTGRSLLPVLEAEPFWATVFSSQSHHEVTMSYPMRSVYHQNFRLIHNLSFKMPFPIDQDFYVSPTFQDLLNRTMASQPTGWYKDLHHYYYRERWELYDVSRDPQETQNLAADPDLAQVLEMLKAQLVKWQWETHDPWVCAPDGVLEEKLTPQCRPLHNEL